Proteins encoded in a region of the Paenibacillus sp. W2I17 genome:
- a CDS encoding phosphate/phosphite/phosphonate ABC transporter substrate-binding protein — protein sequence MEGVRLKKSALFLPLLILVLFLSACGSSSSTTGSANGDNASSNASGTSTAETEKVVEGYVPTELTVQFVPSQNADTLEAKAKPLEKLLGDKLGIPVKVSVSTDYNTIIEAMASNKVDVGFLPPTAYVLAKEKGAAQVILQAQRFGVNDETGAPTEQLADSYKSMFIVKKDSPIQSIEDLKGKKVAYQNVTSSAGYVWPAGLLLDRGIDPLKDVTPVTLKGHDQGVIAVLNGDVDAAAIFQDARNTVAKDYPTVFEDTRVLAFTEPIPNDTIAVRTDMNADWTAKIKQAFIDIGKDTEGHQIIKEIYTHEGYVESDDSKFEIVRQYGEKVKGE from the coding sequence TTGGAGGGTGTTCGTTTGAAGAAGTCTGCTTTATTTTTACCATTGTTGATTTTGGTTCTGTTTCTGAGTGCTTGTGGGTCTAGCAGTAGTACAACAGGTTCGGCTAACGGGGATAATGCGAGTTCGAATGCATCCGGTACGTCTACGGCAGAGACAGAGAAAGTTGTCGAAGGTTATGTGCCAACTGAATTGACGGTTCAATTTGTTCCTTCCCAGAACGCAGATACGCTTGAAGCCAAAGCGAAACCGCTGGAGAAGTTGCTTGGTGACAAACTGGGCATTCCGGTAAAAGTCAGCGTATCCACCGACTACAACACAATTATTGAAGCAATGGCTTCCAACAAAGTAGACGTAGGTTTCTTGCCTCCGACAGCTTATGTACTGGCTAAAGAAAAAGGCGCTGCACAAGTTATTTTGCAAGCACAACGTTTTGGTGTGAATGATGAGACTGGAGCTCCTACAGAGCAACTGGCAGATTCATATAAATCCATGTTCATTGTGAAAAAAGATTCGCCGATTCAATCCATCGAGGACCTTAAAGGTAAAAAAGTCGCTTACCAAAACGTAACGTCTTCCGCAGGTTATGTATGGCCAGCAGGTCTGTTGCTGGACAGAGGGATTGATCCATTAAAAGATGTAACACCTGTAACGTTGAAAGGTCATGACCAAGGTGTTATCGCTGTATTGAACGGTGACGTTGATGCAGCAGCTATTTTCCAAGATGCCCGCAACACGGTAGCTAAAGACTATCCGACTGTATTTGAAGATACACGCGTACTGGCGTTCACTGAGCCTATTCCTAACGATACCATTGCCGTTCGTACAGACATGAATGCAGATTGGACTGCGAAGATCAAACAAGCCTTCATCGATATCGGTAAAGATACTGAAGGTCACCAGATCATCAAAGAAATCTATACGCATGAAGGTTATGTAGAGTCCGATGATAGCAAGTTTGAGATCGTTCGCCAGTATGGCGAAAAAGTGAAAGGTGAATAA
- a CDS encoding response regulator transcription factor, giving the protein MRQKEILIIEDEESIRDILSYSLRKEGFEIKEAATGKEGLDLLRDSKPDLILLDLMLPDMSGFDVCRQLSVNSKIPVIMITAKSDMLDKVLGMELGADDYITKPFDIREVVARIRAIFRRIDLISETLENQSYEVVRLGKHIEIRKDEREVWKDGERAGLTNKEYDLLLFLVTHHRKVHTRSELLDKVWGFDFAGDTRTVDIHVQRIRKKLDSGVQGISMIETVFGVGYKLNIQVQT; this is encoded by the coding sequence ATGAGACAAAAAGAGATTTTAATTATTGAGGACGAGGAGTCCATTCGCGATATTTTGTCCTATTCGTTACGTAAGGAAGGATTTGAGATCAAGGAAGCAGCTACGGGAAAAGAGGGTCTGGATCTGCTTCGGGATTCGAAGCCGGATCTGATCCTGCTGGACCTGATGCTGCCGGATATGAGTGGTTTTGATGTGTGCAGGCAACTATCTGTGAACTCCAAGATACCTGTCATCATGATCACTGCGAAGTCGGACATGCTGGACAAGGTACTTGGCATGGAGCTTGGGGCGGATGATTATATCACGAAGCCTTTTGATATCCGTGAGGTGGTTGCGCGCATTCGGGCGATTTTTCGCCGGATTGATCTGATCAGCGAGACACTGGAGAATCAGTCCTACGAGGTGGTAAGGCTAGGCAAGCATATTGAGATCCGCAAGGATGAACGGGAAGTGTGGAAAGACGGGGAACGGGCAGGACTCACGAATAAAGAATATGATCTGTTGTTATTTCTCGTGACCCATCATCGCAAGGTTCATACACGTTCTGAACTGCTGGACAAGGTATGGGGATTTGATTTTGCAGGGGATACCCGAACGGTGGACATTCATGTGCAACGGATTCGCAAGAAACTGGATAGTGGTGTGCAAGGCATTTCGATGATTGAAACGGTATTCGGTGTGGGGTACAAGCTGAATATTCAGGTACAGACATGA
- a CDS encoding bifunctional UDP-sugar hydrolase/5'-nucleotidase: MTSTNHTASFDILFTSDLHGAIRPIHYNTNAYRPAGLALLASLIRKERERSPELMLVDNGDLLQGSPLASYAASQVSKNEVHPFITVLNELGYDAAVMGNHEFNYGQHLLRGAVEASDFPWLSANIVKDEHPDVPAFGPPYLIKTLSTGVKIALLGATTHYIPNWEHPKNIEGLQFLDALETIRTWVNYIREHEQPDVMVVSYHGGFESDLETGEPTERLTGENQGYAICRDIEGIDVLLTGHQHRQLTTNIHGVTVIQPGFSGNGAGHITVQLEQSSGGKWQITDKQARLLLLDEHHEVEPDATVMKLTEELETEAQAWLDQPIGEVAGDLSITNATALRLKAHPFIAFVHQVQMEATGAQLSNTAMLSEEARGFGSHITVRDVLSNFIYPNTLTVLELSGQDIREALEQTARYFEVNASGEVAVNPAYMEPKPQHYNYDMWAGMEYELDISQPVGSRVVKLEHEGKPMDMNGMYSVVMNSYRAAGGGDYAMYPGKKVLHEGATDMAALVEDYIRRHQPLTVEQPNNWKVIGS; encoded by the coding sequence ATGACATCCACAAACCATACGGCAAGCTTCGACATTCTGTTCACCAGTGATCTGCACGGGGCCATCCGCCCCATTCATTACAACACCAATGCCTACCGCCCGGCTGGACTTGCCCTGCTGGCTTCCCTGATTCGTAAGGAACGTGAACGTTCACCTGAATTGATGCTGGTGGATAACGGGGATCTCTTGCAAGGATCACCCTTGGCCTCTTATGCAGCTTCACAAGTTTCCAAAAACGAAGTGCATCCATTTATAACCGTTCTGAATGAACTGGGCTATGATGCTGCCGTAATGGGCAATCATGAGTTTAACTATGGTCAGCATCTGTTACGCGGGGCGGTTGAAGCTTCCGACTTTCCTTGGCTGTCTGCCAATATTGTAAAAGATGAGCATCCAGACGTACCTGCCTTCGGTCCTCCGTATCTAATCAAAACATTGTCTACGGGTGTCAAAATTGCCCTGTTGGGCGCAACTACGCATTACATTCCAAACTGGGAGCATCCGAAAAATATTGAGGGTTTACAGTTCCTTGATGCCTTGGAGACCATCCGTACATGGGTTAACTATATACGCGAGCATGAACAACCAGATGTAATGGTTGTCAGTTATCATGGCGGATTTGAGAGTGATCTGGAGACAGGAGAGCCCACCGAAAGATTAACTGGAGAAAATCAAGGCTATGCCATCTGTCGGGACATCGAAGGCATCGATGTGTTGCTTACCGGACATCAGCATCGTCAGCTTACCACTAATATTCATGGTGTAACCGTCATTCAGCCGGGATTCAGTGGAAATGGTGCGGGGCATATAACCGTTCAGTTGGAACAATCATCGGGCGGCAAGTGGCAGATTACAGATAAGCAGGCTCGGTTGTTACTTCTGGATGAACATCATGAGGTTGAACCTGATGCAACCGTCATGAAACTGACGGAAGAGCTGGAAACTGAGGCACAAGCATGGCTTGATCAACCCATTGGCGAGGTGGCTGGGGATTTATCCATCACCAATGCTACGGCTCTGCGACTCAAGGCACATCCATTCATTGCTTTTGTACATCAAGTGCAGATGGAAGCGACTGGAGCGCAGCTCTCCAATACCGCCATGCTGAGTGAAGAAGCTCGCGGTTTCGGGAGTCACATCACCGTTCGGGACGTGTTATCCAACTTCATCTATCCTAATACTCTGACGGTGCTGGAGTTGAGTGGTCAGGATATCCGGGAGGCACTGGAACAAACGGCACGTTACTTTGAAGTGAATGCTTCTGGTGAGGTGGCAGTCAATCCGGCTTATATGGAGCCCAAACCCCAACATTATAATTACGATATGTGGGCTGGCATGGAATACGAGCTGGATATCTCCCAACCTGTAGGCAGTCGAGTTGTGAAGTTGGAACATGAAGGCAAGCCAATGGACATGAATGGCATGTACTCTGTGGTGATGAACAGTTACCGTGCTGCTGGCGGGGGGGATTATGCGATGTATCCAGGCAAAAAGGTACTGCACGAAGGTGCCACGGACATGGCCGCACTGGTGGAGGATTATATTCGCAGACACCAACCGTTAACGGTTGAACAGCCAAATAACTGGAAAGTTATTGGAAGTTAA
- the phnE gene encoding phosphonate ABC transporter, permease protein PhnE: MKGQSNVPLQNSGGVGKEPGSSPAQVVNRPKPPGRTKHLLTLVIILLLLWASAKQTDASFTELFEGFPNMLDLLKEMFPPRWSYFDNIVQGMLETIRMALIGTTIGAIIAIPVSIICAGNLMPSRWIYYPARFLLNLIRTVPDLLLAALFVAVFGLGPIPGILALAVFSIGLIAKLTYETLETIDQGPLEAMTAVGMNRIQLIVYGVVPQLAAQFTSYVLYAFEINIRAAAILGLVGAGGIGLYYEATLGFLEYDKTSVIILFTLVIVLVIDYVSTKLREKLL, encoded by the coding sequence ATGAAGGGGCAGTCCAATGTTCCACTTCAGAATTCAGGCGGAGTAGGGAAGGAACCTGGTTCCAGCCCGGCTCAGGTTGTAAATCGCCCAAAACCGCCTGGGCGTACGAAACATTTGCTCACCTTAGTGATCATTCTGCTCCTTCTGTGGGCCAGTGCCAAACAGACGGATGCCAGCTTCACGGAGTTGTTTGAAGGTTTTCCCAACATGTTGGATCTGCTAAAGGAAATGTTTCCACCCCGGTGGAGTTACTTTGATAATATCGTGCAAGGCATGCTGGAAACGATCCGAATGGCCCTGATTGGGACTACCATTGGTGCGATTATTGCGATTCCGGTCTCGATCATCTGTGCCGGTAATCTGATGCCAAGTCGCTGGATTTACTATCCGGCGCGCTTTCTGCTGAACCTGATTCGGACCGTGCCGGATCTGCTGCTTGCTGCTTTGTTCGTCGCTGTGTTTGGTTTGGGGCCAATCCCCGGAATCTTGGCACTGGCTGTGTTCTCGATAGGCCTGATTGCGAAGTTGACCTATGAGACGCTGGAAACCATTGATCAGGGGCCACTGGAAGCGATGACGGCTGTTGGTATGAACCGGATTCAGCTCATTGTATATGGCGTTGTGCCGCAACTGGCTGCCCAGTTCACGTCCTATGTGCTGTATGCCTTCGAAATTAATATACGTGCTGCAGCCATTCTGGGATTGGTGGGAGCCGGAGGAATTGGACTCTATTATGAGGCTACACTTGGATTCCTGGAGTATGACAAGACCAGCGTAATCATTCTGTTTACCCTCGTCATTGTTCTGGTCATTGATTATGTAAGTACTAAGCTGCGGGAGAAATTGCTATGA
- the phnC gene encoding phosphonate ABC transporter ATP-binding protein: MIELHNVTKTYANGTKGLDNINLKFEQGEFIAVVGLSGAGKSTLLRSINRLHDISEGEILINGSSITKAQGKRLRMIRRDIGMIFQSFNLVKRSSVLRNVLAGRVGYHSTMRTIMGRFPKEDIELAFTALDRVNISEKAYSRADQLSGGQQQRVAIARVLAQEAKIILADEPVASLDPLTTKQVMDDLKRINQDLGITTIVNLHFIDLAREYATRIVGLRAGEVVFDGPVEEATDERFAEIYGRPILADELLDKQAVHEQGEVVV; encoded by the coding sequence ATGATTGAGCTTCATAACGTTACCAAAACTTACGCTAACGGCACCAAGGGCCTGGATAATATTAATCTGAAATTTGAGCAGGGTGAATTCATTGCTGTAGTGGGTCTGTCCGGTGCGGGTAAATCAACGCTCTTACGCTCCATTAACCGACTGCACGACATTAGTGAGGGAGAGATTCTGATTAACGGAAGCTCCATCACGAAGGCACAAGGCAAACGGTTACGTATGATCAGACGTGACATCGGCATGATCTTCCAGAGTTTCAATCTGGTGAAACGGTCCAGTGTACTACGTAACGTACTCGCTGGACGGGTTGGATACCATTCCACCATGCGTACCATTATGGGTCGTTTTCCAAAAGAGGATATTGAGCTGGCATTCACTGCGCTGGATCGTGTGAATATCTCGGAGAAAGCTTATTCCCGTGCAGATCAGTTGTCTGGTGGACAACAACAGCGTGTGGCTATTGCCCGTGTACTGGCACAGGAAGCAAAAATCATTCTGGCCGACGAACCGGTTGCTTCACTTGACCCGCTTACAACAAAGCAGGTCATGGATGACCTGAAACGTATCAATCAAGACCTTGGGATTACGACCATCGTTAACCTTCACTTTATTGATCTGGCGAGAGAGTATGCGACCCGTATTGTCGGATTGAGAGCAGGCGAGGTCGTATTCGACGGTCCGGTGGAAGAGGCAACGGATGAGCGCTTTGCAGAAATATACGGCAGACCGATTCTGGCTGACGAATTGTTGGACAAGCAGGCTGTGCATGAGCAGGGAGAAGTTGTGGTATGA
- a CDS encoding cell wall metabolism sensor histidine kinase WalK, with product MKWTIQFKMVVLFSVIVFIGFSVLLILSNKVAQENMYREVHEDMVQSKRNLDIALNQYFLIHNKRMSRDSLEAGSRELAEQIGSAVGGEITVYRPDASPYGSAGSKVNVAKRSDHPDVEEAIQSRIAYTTVVDKGRVTASLSFPLQMDQQLIGIVQLEKDYTDLYKRNLRFQNTIKLFAAVIFVFVFIASIFISRKITQPIRVLTKRSAEVAQGSLNADIQITTKDEIGELASSFTVMIDRVREQIDVIERERDEVKQVQARSKVFFDNVTHELKTPLTTILGYAQILRDNGFTDQDFFDKGMNYIIKESQRLNTMVADILEVSVSSAVIQAYRFERIDISDIIREACEDMSIKASKYNIGIHYELEEHQFLQGDRDKLKEVFLNILDNSVKYSDVNSIIEVQSFRLGDSIAIVIRDQGEGIGAEALQHVFEPFYQDKGINRAEKGSAGLGLSIVKNIVERHGGTVEMKSIMREGTQVNISLPGEMNA from the coding sequence ATGAAGTGGACGATCCAGTTCAAAATGGTGGTGCTATTCTCGGTCATTGTATTTATCGGATTCTCCGTCCTGTTGATTCTGTCCAATAAGGTAGCCCAGGAGAATATGTACCGGGAAGTGCATGAGGATATGGTGCAATCCAAAAGAAATCTGGACATCGCGCTGAATCAGTACTTTCTGATACATAATAAACGCATGAGCAGAGACTCGCTCGAAGCAGGCAGTCGCGAGCTCGCGGAGCAGATTGGATCAGCCGTTGGTGGGGAGATTACGGTATACCGTCCCGATGCTTCGCCCTACGGATCTGCTGGTAGCAAGGTTAACGTTGCTAAGCGCTCTGACCATCCTGATGTGGAGGAAGCCATACAATCCCGGATCGCTTATACCACAGTAGTGGATAAAGGTCGGGTCACAGCAAGTCTGTCCTTCCCGCTTCAGATGGATCAACAATTGATTGGAATTGTGCAGTTGGAGAAGGATTACACCGACTTGTACAAACGCAATCTCCGGTTCCAGAATACGATCAAGCTGTTTGCAGCGGTTATTTTCGTATTTGTATTTATCGCATCCATCTTTATTTCCCGGAAAATTACACAACCCATCCGTGTACTGACAAAACGTTCTGCGGAAGTGGCCCAGGGGAGTCTGAATGCAGACATTCAGATTACAACCAAGGATGAGATCGGTGAATTGGCTTCAAGCTTCACTGTCATGATTGATCGGGTACGGGAGCAGATTGATGTGATTGAGCGAGAGCGGGACGAAGTGAAGCAAGTACAGGCGAGAAGCAAAGTCTTTTTTGACAATGTGACACATGAATTGAAGACACCCTTAACAACGATTCTGGGGTACGCCCAGATTTTACGGGATAACGGGTTTACCGACCAGGACTTTTTTGACAAAGGCATGAATTATATTATCAAGGAAAGCCAGCGTCTCAACACGATGGTTGCGGATATTCTGGAGGTGTCGGTCTCTTCTGCGGTCATTCAGGCATACCGGTTCGAACGTATCGATATATCAGATATTATTCGTGAAGCTTGTGAGGACATGTCGATTAAGGCGAGCAAGTACAATATAGGCATTCACTATGAGTTGGAGGAACATCAGTTTTTACAGGGAGATCGGGATAAGTTGAAGGAGGTCTTCCTCAACATCCTGGATAATTCGGTCAAGTACAGTGATGTGAACTCCATTATCGAAGTACAATCCTTCCGGTTAGGTGATTCTATCGCTATTGTGATCCGTGATCAGGGGGAAGGAATCGGTGCAGAAGCGCTCCAACATGTATTTGAACCCTTTTACCAGGATAAAGGAATCAACAGGGCCGAGAAAGGCAGTGCCGGGCTGGGGCTGTCTATTGTGAAGAACATCGTTGAGCGTCATGGAGGAACAGTGGAGATGAAGAGCATCATGCGGGAAGGGACACAAGTGAATATCAGTCTTCCGGGGGAAATGAACGCATGA
- a CDS encoding RNA polymerase sigma factor: MNSTRINEAYINYKSEITRYLSHIVKQPQDAEDLAQDCFIRLMNVTVDIPEDRILYYLKRIARNLAMDSFRRRTRTLRRDSRLEVPTHHVDTSHLEISEGVHDLVSHINNTEHRKILELRLIHGYSIKETAELVNRSEGMIKSSVFHAVNRIRAKVIS; the protein is encoded by the coding sequence ATGAACAGCACACGAATTAATGAAGCTTATATCAACTATAAATCAGAAATCACGAGGTATCTATCCCATATCGTCAAACAACCGCAAGATGCAGAAGATCTGGCTCAGGATTGTTTCATTCGACTAATGAACGTTACCGTGGATATCCCTGAAGATCGCATTCTCTATTATCTCAAACGTATTGCCCGTAACCTGGCGATGGACAGCTTCCGCAGGCGGACCCGTACACTCAGACGAGACAGCCGTCTCGAGGTACCTACCCACCACGTCGATACTTCCCACCTTGAAATTAGCGAAGGTGTTCATGATCTTGTCTCCCATATTAACAACACTGAACATCGTAAAATATTAGAACTTCGCCTCATCCATGGATACTCCATTAAGGAAACGGCAGAGCTGGTGAATCGCAGTGAAGGTATGATTAAATCCTCTGTCTTCCATGCCGTCAATCGAATTCGGGCCAAAGTCATCTCATAA
- a CDS encoding DUF5689 domain-containing protein, which translates to MRGVFLKSLLALSMALPLQIGLWNGDASVHAEGPTDPAPFIQAKVVNQNAGKKVLFDNSHGQTAGAADWVIDGGFSDFGNALANDGYYVKELRKTTPFTYDDLKEYNVFVIAEPQIPFKTSEQAALKQYVETGGSIFFVGDHYNADRNKNRWDGSEVINGYRRGAFEDPAKGMSTDERNSEAMQNVTGSDWLSDNFGVRFRYNALGDINANIVVPADQAFGITEGVSGVAMHAGSTLAITDPEKAKGIVYLPKTNAKWNNAVDQGVYNGGGIEEGPYVAVSKLGAGKAAFIGDSSPVEDASPKYLREETGTRKTTYDGFKEADDAVLLVNTVNWLATQENYTSLTEVNGLELDTATALLPFEEPAASTEPQAEPWSAPAAGYKWYDRSTFKAGSYGGPASSANAAYSFVKQDTLPNAEDFQIRVVVENMAPNTTVSGYSAGIYLTGGTQVAMIQNESGTWPTSYGYSSTFSVTSDSQGRGIKDLNVRIKPGTTGAASLRLRLNGSNLITNAVTVGNVPAEQLPEEEGPIPAAITVAEARTKAVGTTVTIEGVVTTEPGAFGGQAFYLQDETAGIYVFQHTSGFHAGDKVKVTAATTIYNSEFELTDIVAIEKTGTASVPAPIEVTAITDANQGQLVQLKNVTIENIISATPVGSFEFDAVAADGTSTHIRVDTRTGVTETSFPYVAGDKIDITGVSAIFKDVYQLKPRSLNDFVPAEEQGGGEVPSTPAAGAPGKPVLSSDNGYTTGLFEGSYNVSMNLWWGENGSEYKLYENGVLIDTQKLTAASPSAQSSKTAITGKANGTYTYVAELTNDKGTTRSDVLTVQVTNAAPGKATLSQNNWDGDGNYNVSMNLWWGTNATEYRLYENDVLIDTQALNVATPASQSATTELSGRANGTYTYRAELINAAGVTSTETITVQVTKALPLAS; encoded by the coding sequence ATGCGAGGAGTATTTTTAAAATCACTCCTGGCATTGTCCATGGCTTTGCCGCTTCAGATCGGATTATGGAACGGAGATGCATCGGTTCATGCGGAAGGACCGACAGACCCGGCACCGTTCATCCAGGCAAAGGTTGTGAACCAAAATGCAGGTAAAAAAGTATTATTCGACAACTCTCACGGCCAAACGGCTGGAGCTGCAGACTGGGTCATTGATGGAGGTTTCTCCGACTTCGGGAATGCACTCGCGAATGATGGTTACTATGTCAAAGAACTTCGCAAGACAACCCCATTTACCTATGATGATCTGAAAGAGTATAACGTATTCGTTATTGCAGAGCCTCAAATTCCTTTCAAAACATCCGAACAAGCAGCACTCAAACAATATGTTGAAACGGGCGGCAGCATCTTCTTTGTTGGAGATCACTATAATGCCGACCGTAATAAAAACCGCTGGGATGGCTCTGAAGTCATCAACGGCTATCGTCGGGGAGCATTCGAAGATCCGGCCAAAGGTATGAGCACCGATGAGCGTAATTCTGAAGCGATGCAAAATGTAACCGGCTCGGACTGGTTGTCCGATAACTTCGGCGTACGATTCCGCTATAACGCACTTGGCGATATCAACGCCAATATCGTCGTACCGGCAGATCAAGCCTTCGGCATCACAGAAGGGGTGTCGGGTGTAGCCATGCACGCAGGTTCAACACTCGCAATCACTGATCCGGAAAAGGCAAAAGGTATTGTGTACCTGCCAAAAACCAATGCAAAATGGAATAACGCGGTAGACCAAGGTGTCTACAACGGTGGCGGGATTGAAGAAGGTCCTTACGTGGCTGTATCCAAGCTGGGCGCAGGTAAGGCTGCTTTCATCGGTGACTCCTCTCCAGTAGAAGATGCATCACCAAAATACTTGCGTGAAGAGACAGGCACACGCAAAACAACGTATGACGGTTTTAAAGAAGCCGATGATGCCGTATTGCTCGTGAACACCGTGAACTGGCTTGCTACACAAGAGAACTACACAAGCCTGACTGAAGTGAACGGACTTGAACTGGACACAGCTACAGCGCTGCTGCCATTCGAAGAACCGGCTGCTTCCACAGAACCACAGGCTGAACCTTGGTCCGCACCTGCTGCCGGATACAAGTGGTACGATCGTTCCACGTTCAAGGCTGGTTCTTATGGTGGACCTGCATCCAGCGCGAACGCCGCATACAGCTTCGTGAAACAGGATACCCTTCCGAATGCAGAAGACTTCCAGATTCGTGTAGTTGTGGAGAACATGGCTCCAAACACAACCGTATCCGGTTATAGTGCCGGTATCTATCTGACTGGCGGAACACAGGTAGCCATGATTCAGAATGAAAGTGGTACTTGGCCAACTTCGTACGGCTATAGCTCCACATTCAGTGTAACCTCGGACAGCCAAGGTCGCGGGATCAAAGATCTGAACGTCCGTATCAAACCGGGTACAACTGGCGCTGCGAGCTTGCGTCTGCGTCTGAATGGCAGCAACCTGATCACCAATGCCGTGACTGTTGGCAATGTGCCAGCAGAACAGCTTCCGGAAGAAGAAGGACCGATTCCAGCAGCTATCACCGTTGCTGAAGCACGTACCAAAGCCGTTGGCACTACCGTAACGATCGAAGGTGTTGTGACGACAGAGCCTGGTGCATTCGGTGGACAAGCCTTCTATCTTCAAGATGAAACTGCTGGAATCTACGTATTCCAGCATACCAGCGGCTTCCATGCAGGTGACAAGGTGAAAGTAACGGCAGCAACAACCATCTATAACAGCGAGTTCGAGCTTACCGATATCGTTGCGATTGAGAAAACAGGTACGGCTTCCGTACCTGCTCCAATCGAGGTTACTGCAATTACAGATGCGAACCAAGGTCAACTGGTTCAATTGAAAAATGTAACGATCGAGAATATCATCAGTGCTACACCAGTTGGATCTTTTGAATTCGACGCGGTAGCAGCAGATGGAACGAGCACACACATCCGTGTAGACACCCGTACAGGTGTGACGGAGACTTCCTTCCCTTATGTTGCTGGTGACAAAATCGATATCACAGGCGTTTCCGCTATTTTCAAAGATGTATATCAATTGAAACCTAGAAGCTTGAATGATTTTGTACCTGCTGAAGAGCAAGGTGGCGGCGAAGTGCCTTCCACTCCAGCTGCAGGAGCACCGGGTAAACCGGTGCTTTCTTCTGATAATGGATATACCACTGGCCTGTTCGAAGGTTCGTATAACGTAAGCATGAACCTCTGGTGGGGCGAAAATGGTTCTGAGTACAAACTGTATGAGAACGGCGTTCTGATCGATACGCAAAAGTTGACTGCGGCTTCACCATCGGCTCAGTCCTCCAAAACAGCTATTACAGGTAAAGCCAACGGCACGTATACCTACGTAGCCGAGCTGACCAATGACAAAGGCACAACACGCAGTGACGTGCTGACGGTACAAGTAACCAATGCTGCTCCAGGCAAAGCTACGTTGTCCCAAAACAACTGGGATGGTGACGGCAACTACAACGTATCCATGAACCTCTGGTGGGGTACGAACGCAACCGAATACCGTCTCTATGAGAATGATGTATTGATTGATACACAAGCGTTGAACGTGGCAACACCAGCTTCTCAAAGTGCTACAACTGAATTGTCCGGTCGCGCTAACGGAACGTATACGTACCGTGCTGAGCTGATCAACGCCGCAGGCGTAACCAGCACCGAGACAATTACGGTTCAAGTTACTAAAGCTTTGCCTTTGGCTAGCTAA
- the phnE gene encoding phosphonate ABC transporter, permease protein PhnE: MMKNETSRIRPKPRKNPLRWVIVLLLILMYAWALAGVPFTGFKETAAQIMKAIVAGIFSPDWEFVYLPEGEDLLRGLLDTLAISVLGTVISAVLCIPFAFWSARNMSGHRSISGAGKMVLSFIRTFPEIIMALLFIKAVGPGSFAGVLALGLHSIGMLGKLYADEVENIDYGPSEALLASGVNRMQQLWFAILPQVMPGFLNYTLYRFEINVRSATILGVIGAGGIGTPLIFALSTRNWPRVGIILLGIIVMITIIDLISGYIRKKLV; the protein is encoded by the coding sequence ATGATGAAAAATGAAACAAGCCGCATCCGGCCTAAACCACGGAAGAACCCGCTACGCTGGGTCATTGTGTTACTGTTAATCCTTATGTATGCCTGGGCGCTTGCGGGTGTACCGTTTACTGGTTTCAAGGAAACTGCCGCTCAGATTATGAAAGCCATTGTAGCCGGAATTTTCTCACCGGACTGGGAGTTTGTATATTTGCCTGAGGGAGAAGACTTGCTGCGCGGACTGCTAGACACATTGGCAATCTCCGTACTAGGTACTGTAATCTCGGCCGTGCTCTGTATCCCGTTTGCATTCTGGTCTGCCCGTAACATGAGTGGGCATCGTTCCATCTCGGGTGCAGGTAAAATGGTACTCAGCTTTATCCGCACGTTCCCTGAGATTATCATGGCCTTGTTATTCATTAAGGCAGTAGGTCCCGGATCGTTTGCAGGGGTACTCGCCCTTGGATTACACTCCATCGGCATGTTAGGCAAATTATACGCGGATGAAGTTGAAAATATCGACTATGGCCCATCTGAGGCGCTGCTTGCCTCCGGAGTCAATCGCATGCAGCAGTTGTGGTTTGCTATCCTGCCACAGGTTATGCCTGGATTCCTGAACTATACATTGTATCGTTTTGAGATCAATGTACGTTCCGCGACCATACTTGGTGTAATCGGAGCAGGGGGAATTGGTACACCACTGATCTTTGCATTGAGCACCCGGAACTGGCCGCGAGTAGGTATAATACTGCTGGGTATTATCGTGATGATCACGATTATCGACTTGATCTCGGGGTATATTCGTAAGAAACTGGTGTAG